In the Burkholderia cenocepacia genome, one interval contains:
- the fdxH gene encoding formate dehydrogenase subunit beta has protein sequence MALQSLDIKRVSATTTPPPTVREPVTGSVAKLIDVSKCIGCKACQTACMEWNDLRDEVGTNVGVYDNPADLSEHSWTVMRFSEYENPAGDLEWLIRKDGCMHCEDPGCLKACPSPGAIVQYNNGIVDFHEENCIGCGYCVTGCPFNVPRISKKDHRAYKCTLCSDRVAVGQEPACVKTCPTGAIVFGTKEDMKQHAAERIEDLKERGFEHAGLYDPQGVGGTHVMYVLHHADKPSLYHGLPDNPSISPMVKLWKGIAKPLAVAGLALTALAGFFHYTRVGPNEVTDEEEAAARDEARRIKEDAK, from the coding sequence ATGGCATTGCAATCGCTGGATATCAAGCGGGTCTCGGCCACCACGACGCCACCGCCCACGGTGCGCGAACCGGTGACCGGGAGCGTCGCGAAGCTGATCGACGTATCGAAGTGCATCGGCTGCAAGGCATGCCAGACGGCATGCATGGAGTGGAACGACCTGCGCGACGAAGTCGGCACCAACGTCGGCGTGTACGACAACCCGGCCGACCTGAGCGAGCATTCGTGGACGGTCATGCGGTTCTCCGAATACGAGAACCCGGCGGGCGACCTCGAGTGGCTGATCCGCAAGGACGGCTGCATGCACTGCGAGGACCCGGGCTGCCTGAAGGCGTGCCCGTCGCCGGGCGCGATCGTGCAGTACAACAACGGGATCGTCGATTTCCACGAGGAGAACTGCATCGGTTGCGGCTACTGCGTGACCGGTTGCCCGTTCAACGTGCCGCGGATCTCGAAGAAGGATCATCGCGCGTACAAGTGCACGCTCTGTTCCGACCGCGTCGCGGTCGGGCAGGAACCGGCCTGCGTGAAGACCTGCCCGACGGGCGCGATCGTGTTCGGCACCAAGGAGGACATGAAGCAGCACGCGGCCGAGCGGATCGAGGACCTGAAGGAGCGCGGCTTCGAGCATGCGGGGCTGTACGACCCGCAGGGCGTCGGCGGCACGCACGTGATGTACGTGCTGCACCACGCGGACAAACCGTCGCTGTACCACGGGCTGCCCGACAACCCGTCGATCAGCCCGATGGTGAAGCTGTGGAAGGGCATCGCGAAACCGCTCGCGGTCGCCGGCCTCGCGCTGACCGCGCTGGCCGGGTTCTTCCACTACACGCGGGTCGGTCCGAACGAGGTCACCGACGAGGAAGAAGCCGCTGCCCGCGACGAGGCACGACGCATCAAGGAGGACGCGAAATGA
- a CDS encoding porin gives MKKLALSTLSLALLGAAGAAQAQSSVTLYGVIDTSITYVHGNDGQGNNSWSMGSGNLQGSRFGLKGSEDLGGGLKAIFQLENGFNSASGALGQGGRMFGRQAFVGLQSDQYGTLTLGRQYDPLVDLVQAVTADNYFGSVFATPGDVDNNDNSLRVSNAIKYTSPVWAGLQVEAMYALGGVAGSTGKGQTWAAAAAYNNGPLGLAAGYFHANNSAPLSAVGQRTGWAGTSDAIFDGSGNFINNAYTSASSIGIAQVAGQYAFGPVTFGLGYSNAQYKADANSAFGTNQKYNTGRAFVTYQASAPLLLGVGYIYTKGSGQTDAKYHQVSLGADYSLSKRTDIYLVGAYQHASGKNADGTDAQASVGSYGIAGKSSQEIVALGLRHKF, from the coding sequence ATGAAGAAACTTGCTCTCTCGACCCTCTCGCTCGCCCTGCTGGGCGCGGCCGGCGCTGCTCAAGCTCAGTCGAGCGTCACGCTGTACGGCGTGATCGACACGTCGATCACCTATGTTCACGGCAACGATGGTCAAGGTAACAATTCGTGGTCGATGGGTAGCGGCAACCTGCAAGGCAGCCGCTTCGGCCTGAAGGGTTCGGAAGACCTCGGTGGCGGCCTGAAGGCGATCTTCCAGTTGGAAAACGGCTTCAACTCGGCATCGGGCGCACTGGGCCAGGGTGGCCGCATGTTCGGTCGTCAAGCCTTCGTCGGTCTGCAAAGCGACCAGTACGGTACGCTGACGCTGGGTCGCCAGTACGACCCGCTGGTCGACCTGGTCCAGGCAGTCACGGCTGACAACTACTTCGGCAGCGTGTTCGCCACGCCGGGCGACGTCGACAACAACGACAACAGCCTGCGCGTCAGCAACGCGATCAAGTACACGTCGCCGGTCTGGGCAGGCCTCCAGGTCGAAGCGATGTACGCACTCGGCGGCGTCGCCGGCTCGACCGGCAAGGGTCAGACGTGGGCGGCAGCGGCAGCGTACAACAACGGCCCGCTCGGCCTGGCTGCCGGCTACTTCCACGCGAACAACTCGGCTCCGCTGAGCGCAGTTGGCCAGCGCACCGGCTGGGCCGGCACGTCGGACGCGATCTTCGACGGCTCGGGCAACTTCATCAACAACGCGTACACGTCGGCATCGTCGATCGGCATCGCGCAAGTCGCTGGCCAGTATGCATTCGGCCCGGTGACGTTCGGCCTCGGCTACAGCAACGCCCAGTACAAGGCGGATGCGAACTCGGCCTTCGGCACGAACCAGAAGTACAACACGGGTCGCGCATTCGTCACGTACCAGGCATCGGCACCGCTGCTGCTGGGCGTCGGCTACATCTACACGAAGGGTAGCGGCCAGACGGACGCCAAGTACCACCAGGTTTCGCTCGGCGCGGACTACTCGCTGTCGAAGCGTACGGACATCTACCTGGTTGGCGCGTACCAGCACGCAAGCGGCAAGAACGCCGACGGTACCGATGCGCAAGCGTCGGTCGGCTCGTACGGCATCGCCGGCAAGAGCTCGCAGGAAATCGTCGCACTCGGCCTGCGTCACAAGTTCTAA
- a CDS encoding VOC family protein, with product MTIQKITPFLWYSTEAEEAAAFYAGIFPDSRIVRVTAVPGTDGTRMVEFELFGQPFFAMSHPRTEAFNHAISLLVSCADQAELDRYWSALLDNGGTADGCGWLRDRYGVSWQIVPEALIPMMADRDAVKAGRVAAAMMQMTKFDDAALKAAFAGTAG from the coding sequence ATGACGATTCAGAAGATCACGCCTTTTCTCTGGTATTCGACGGAAGCCGAAGAAGCAGCGGCCTTCTATGCCGGCATCTTTCCGGATTCGCGCATCGTGCGCGTCACGGCGGTGCCCGGCACCGACGGCACGCGGATGGTCGAATTCGAGCTGTTCGGGCAGCCATTTTTTGCGATGAGCCACCCGCGCACGGAGGCGTTCAACCATGCGATCTCGCTGCTCGTCAGCTGCGCGGACCAGGCGGAACTCGACCGCTACTGGAGCGCCCTGCTCGACAACGGCGGCACGGCCGACGGCTGCGGCTGGCTGCGGGATCGTTATGGCGTGTCATGGCAGATCGTGCCGGAAGCGCTCATTCCGATGATGGCCGACCGCGACGCGGTCAAGGCGGGACGCGTGGCCGCCGCGATGATGCAGATGACCAAGTTCGACGACGCCGCGCTGAAGGCAGCCTTCGCGGGCACGGCGGGCTGA
- the fdnG gene encoding formate dehydrogenase-N subunit alpha gives MLQMSRRQFLKVTATSLAGSSLALMGFSPSEALAEVRQYKLARTVETRNTCPYCSVGCGILMYSLGDGAKNAQPSIIHIEGDPDHPVNRGTLCPKGASLIDFIHSPNRLTHPEYRAPGSDKWEPISWNDALDRIAKLMKADRDANFVETAEDGAKVNRWLTTGMLAASAGSNEVGYLTHKTIRSLGMLAFDNQARVUHGPTVAGLAPTFGRGAMTNHWVDIKNADVILVMGGNAAEAHPCGFKWVTEAKAHRKARLIVVDPRFTRTASVADYYAPIRTGTDIVFLGGVINYLLTNDKIQHEYVKNYTDFSFIVREDFAFNDGIYSGYDAEKHAYPDKSSWDYERGDDGFAKVDPTLQHPRCVYNLLKQHYARYTAEMVQQVCGTPKEKFLKVCEMLATTAVPGRAGTVLYALGWTHHSIGAQIIRTGAMVQLLLGNIGIAGGGMNALRGHSNIQGLTDLGLMSNLLPGYMTLPMQAEQDFDAYIKKRVQEPLRPNQLSYWKNYKAFHVSFMKSWWGDAATAENNWAYDYLPKLDKQYDLLQAIELMNAGKMNGYICQGFNPLAAAPSKVKTAAGLAKLKWLVIMDPLATETSEFWKHHGDYNDVDASKIQTEVFRLPTTCFAEENGSLVSSSRVLQWHWKGAEPPGEARSDLEIMSGLFLRMRKLYQKDGGKYPDPIVNLTWPYANPESPTPEELAMEFNGKALADLPDPKDPAKTLVKKGEQLAAFAQLKDDGTTASGCWIFCGAWTQAGNQMGRRDNSDPTGIGQTLNWAWAWPANRRILYNRASCDVAGKPFDPTRKLIGWNGSAWKGADVPDFKADEPPENGMGPFIMNPEGVARFFARAGMNEGPFPEHYEPFETPLGANPLHPNNSLALNNPAARVFPDDRASFGKVADFPHVATTYRLTEHFHYWTKHARLNAIIQPEQFVEIGEDLAKEVGVAHGERVKVSSKRGYIIAVALVTKRIKPLTIDGKKVQTVGVPLHWGFKGLTKPGYLANTLTPSVGDGNSYTPEFKSFLVKVEKA, from the coding sequence ATGCTACAAATGTCCCGGCGCCAGTTCCTGAAGGTGACGGCCACGTCGCTTGCCGGATCGAGTCTTGCCCTGATGGGCTTTTCTCCGTCCGAAGCGCTGGCCGAAGTCCGACAGTACAAACTGGCGCGCACCGTCGAAACGCGCAACACCTGTCCTTACTGTTCAGTGGGTTGCGGCATCCTGATGTACAGCCTCGGAGACGGCGCGAAGAATGCGCAGCCGAGCATCATCCATATCGAAGGCGATCCCGACCACCCGGTCAATCGCGGCACGCTGTGCCCGAAGGGCGCGAGCCTGATCGATTTCATCCACAGCCCGAACCGCCTGACGCACCCCGAGTATCGTGCGCCCGGCTCGGACAAGTGGGAACCCATCTCGTGGAACGACGCGCTCGACCGCATCGCGAAGCTGATGAAGGCCGACCGCGACGCGAACTTCGTCGAGACGGCCGAAGACGGCGCGAAGGTCAACCGCTGGCTCACGACCGGCATGCTGGCCGCGTCGGCGGGCAGTAACGAGGTCGGCTACCTGACGCACAAGACCATCCGCAGTCTCGGGATGCTCGCATTCGACAATCAGGCGCGTGTCTGACATGGCCCGACGGTGGCAGGTCTTGCCCCGACGTTTGGCCGTGGAGCGATGACGAACCATTGGGTCGACATCAAGAACGCGGACGTGATTCTCGTGATGGGCGGCAATGCAGCCGAGGCCCATCCGTGCGGTTTCAAGTGGGTAACGGAGGCGAAGGCGCACCGCAAGGCGCGGCTGATCGTCGTCGACCCGCGCTTCACGCGTACGGCCTCGGTGGCCGATTACTACGCGCCGATCCGCACCGGCACCGACATCGTCTTCCTGGGCGGCGTCATCAACTATCTGCTGACGAACGACAAGATCCAGCATGAGTACGTGAAGAACTACACGGACTTCTCGTTCATCGTGCGCGAGGATTTCGCGTTCAACGACGGCATCTATTCCGGCTACGACGCCGAGAAGCACGCGTACCCGGACAAATCGAGCTGGGACTACGAGCGCGGCGACGACGGCTTCGCGAAGGTCGATCCGACACTGCAGCATCCGCGTTGTGTATACAACCTGCTGAAGCAGCACTACGCGCGCTATACGGCGGAGATGGTCCAGCAGGTCTGCGGCACGCCGAAGGAGAAATTCCTGAAGGTGTGCGAGATGCTCGCGACCACGGCCGTGCCCGGCCGCGCCGGCACGGTGCTGTACGCGCTCGGCTGGACCCACCACTCGATCGGCGCGCAGATCATCCGCACCGGCGCGATGGTGCAGTTGCTGCTCGGCAACATCGGCATCGCCGGCGGCGGGATGAACGCGCTGCGCGGCCACTCGAACATCCAGGGGCTGACCGACCTCGGGCTGATGTCGAACCTGCTGCCGGGCTACATGACGCTGCCGATGCAGGCCGAGCAGGATTTCGACGCGTACATCAAGAAGCGCGTGCAGGAACCGCTGCGGCCGAACCAGCTCAGTTACTGGAAGAACTACAAGGCGTTCCACGTCAGCTTCATGAAGTCGTGGTGGGGCGACGCGGCCACCGCCGAGAACAACTGGGCGTACGACTACCTGCCGAAGCTGGACAAGCAGTACGACCTGCTGCAGGCGATCGAGCTGATGAATGCCGGCAAGATGAACGGCTACATCTGCCAGGGCTTCAACCCGCTCGCGGCGGCGCCGTCGAAGGTGAAGACGGCGGCGGGCCTCGCGAAGCTGAAATGGCTCGTGATCATGGATCCGCTCGCGACCGAGACGTCCGAGTTCTGGAAGCACCACGGCGACTACAACGACGTCGATGCCTCGAAGATCCAGACCGAGGTGTTCCGTCTGCCGACCACCTGCTTCGCGGAGGAAAACGGCTCGCTAGTGAGTTCGAGCCGCGTGCTGCAGTGGCACTGGAAGGGCGCGGAGCCGCCGGGCGAAGCGAGGAGCGACCTCGAGATCATGTCGGGGCTGTTCCTGCGCATGCGCAAGCTGTACCAGAAGGACGGCGGCAAGTATCCGGACCCGATCGTGAACCTGACCTGGCCGTACGCGAACCCGGAGAGCCCGACGCCCGAGGAACTGGCGATGGAGTTCAACGGGAAGGCGCTCGCCGATCTGCCCGATCCGAAGGACCCGGCGAAGACGCTCGTGAAGAAGGGCGAGCAGCTCGCCGCGTTCGCGCAACTGAAGGACGACGGCACGACCGCGAGCGGCTGCTGGATCTTCTGCGGCGCGTGGACCCAGGCCGGCAACCAGATGGGGCGGCGCGACAACTCCGACCCGACCGGCATCGGCCAGACGCTGAACTGGGCGTGGGCGTGGCCGGCGAACCGGCGCATCCTGTACAACCGCGCGTCGTGCGACGTCGCGGGCAAGCCGTTCGACCCGACCCGCAAGCTGATCGGCTGGAACGGCAGCGCGTGGAAGGGCGCCGACGTGCCGGACTTCAAGGCGGACGAACCGCCCGAAAACGGGATGGGGCCGTTCATCATGAATCCGGAAGGCGTCGCGCGCTTCTTCGCCCGCGCGGGGATGAACGAAGGTCCGTTCCCCGAGCACTACGAGCCGTTCGAGACGCCGCTCGGCGCGAACCCGCTGCATCCGAACAACTCGCTGGCGCTGAACAACCCGGCCGCCCGCGTGTTTCCGGACGACCGTGCGTCGTTCGGCAAGGTGGCGGACTTCCCGCACGTGGCGACCACGTACCGGCTGACCGAGCACTTCCACTACTGGACCAAGCATGCGCGGCTGAACGCGATCATCCAGCCCGAGCAATTCGTCGAGATCGGCGAAGACCTCGCGAAGGAAGTCGGCGTCGCGCATGGCGAGCGCGTGAAGGTGTCGTCCAAGCGCGGCTACATCATCGCGGTCGCCCTCGTCACGAAGCGGATCAAGCCGCTGACGATCGACGGCAAGAAGGTCCAGACGGTCGGCGTCCCGCTGCACTGGGGCTTCAAGGGTCTGACGAAGCCCGGCTATCTCGCCAATACCCTGACTCCGTCCGTGGGTGACGGCAACTCCTATACACCGGAATTCAAGTCGTTCCTGGTGAAGGTCGAAAAGGCGTAA
- a CDS encoding YihY/virulence factor BrkB family protein: MKRQITSEATRLAQQQANWALTAFKRFSSDRCSAMAAGIAFFSAFSLAPTLVMVIAVAGWFYGDDAARGQVFEQAHQLIGDDAAASIQTIVQNAHRAGERGGLATLISFAALAIGASATFASLSAALSVIWPATESRWSSMLGLVRVRLISFGLVLGVAFLLIVSLVLDTAITFIGTWLLGDSPYVVVTNLVQFFVGIAVLAAAFASLMKFLPDARVAWRDAAIGGIVSAILFSGGKKLFALYLAHAGTASAFGAAGSFAVLLMWLYFSAIVLLLGAEFAAARGNAHRPAEHAAPAAPAPAARPGQADDRPRDD; the protein is encoded by the coding sequence ATGAAACGACAGATCACTTCCGAAGCCACCCGCCTCGCCCAGCAGCAGGCCAACTGGGCCCTCACCGCGTTCAAGCGCTTCTCGTCCGACCGCTGCTCCGCGATGGCTGCGGGCATCGCGTTTTTCTCCGCGTTCTCGCTCGCGCCGACCCTCGTGATGGTGATCGCGGTGGCCGGCTGGTTCTACGGCGACGACGCCGCGCGCGGCCAGGTGTTCGAACAGGCGCACCAACTGATCGGCGACGACGCGGCGGCCTCCATCCAGACGATCGTGCAGAACGCGCACCGCGCGGGCGAACGCGGCGGCCTCGCCACGCTGATCTCGTTCGCCGCGCTCGCGATCGGCGCGTCGGCCACGTTCGCGTCGCTCAGCGCCGCGCTCAGCGTGATCTGGCCGGCCACCGAAAGCCGCTGGTCGAGCATGCTCGGGCTGGTGCGGGTCCGGCTGATCTCGTTCGGCCTCGTGCTCGGCGTCGCGTTCCTGCTGATCGTGTCGCTCGTGCTCGACACCGCGATCACCTTCATCGGCACCTGGCTGCTGGGCGATTCGCCGTACGTGGTCGTCACGAACCTCGTGCAGTTCTTCGTCGGCATCGCGGTGCTCGCCGCCGCGTTCGCGTCGTTGATGAAATTCCTGCCCGATGCGCGCGTCGCGTGGCGCGACGCCGCGATCGGCGGCATCGTGTCCGCGATCCTGTTCTCCGGTGGCAAGAAGCTGTTCGCGCTGTATCTCGCGCATGCGGGCACCGCGAGTGCGTTCGGCGCAGCCGGATCGTTCGCGGTCCTGCTGATGTGGCTGTACTTCTCCGCGATCGTGCTGCTGCTCGGCGCGGAGTTCGCGGCGGCCCGCGGCAATGCGCATCGGCCGGCCGAGCATGCGGCGCCGGCCGCGCCCGCTCCAGCCGCTCGACCCGGTCAGGCCGACGATCGCCCGCGCGACGACTGA
- a CDS encoding AadA family aminoglycoside 3''-O-nucleotidyltransferase, translating into MSRICIPIAERRASFARRMSVSLRQGETLGIVGESGSGKSTRAMALPGCRFFALRRARIARFAVVTDFIPHDIAAQLAAARAAIEQHLGATLQAVHLFGSALDGGLKPRSDIDVLVTVAVRPDEAVRRALLSDLLGASAPPGCSGGMRALEVTVVAHGDVVPWRHPARRELQFGEWLRGDLEAGIVEPPLVDHDLAILLTKARQHGVALVGPPADVLFEPVPARDFVAALRATVAQWEAEPDWRGDACNIVLALARIWYSAATGAIAPKDVAATWVLERLPDAHRPIVAAARAAYLDGEAGAAILSGEPLAEFIGYARRTVESMLSA; encoded by the coding sequence ATGTCGCGCATCTGCATCCCCATCGCCGAGCGGCGAGCTTCGTTCGCGCGACGCATGTCGGTGTCGCTGCGGCAGGGCGAAACGCTCGGCATCGTCGGCGAATCGGGATCGGGTAAGTCGACGCGCGCGATGGCGCTGCCCGGGTGTCGTTTCTTCGCGCTCCGTCGGGCGCGCATCGCCAGGTTTGCCGTCGTGACCGACTTCATTCCGCACGACATCGCCGCACAGCTCGCCGCCGCGCGCGCCGCGATCGAACAGCATCTCGGTGCGACGCTGCAAGCGGTCCACCTGTTCGGATCGGCGCTCGACGGCGGCCTGAAACCGCGTAGCGACATCGATGTGCTGGTGACGGTCGCGGTGCGCCCGGACGAAGCAGTGCGACGCGCACTGCTGTCGGACCTGCTCGGCGCGTCGGCGCCGCCCGGGTGCAGCGGTGGCATGCGCGCGCTGGAGGTCACCGTCGTCGCGCACGGCGACGTGGTGCCGTGGCGTCATCCGGCGCGACGCGAGCTGCAGTTCGGCGAATGGCTGCGCGGCGATCTGGAAGCCGGCATCGTCGAGCCGCCGCTGGTCGATCACGATCTGGCCATCCTGCTGACGAAGGCGCGACAGCACGGTGTCGCACTGGTCGGGCCGCCCGCGGACGTGTTGTTCGAGCCGGTGCCCGCGCGTGACTTCGTCGCCGCGCTGCGCGCGACCGTTGCGCAGTGGGAAGCCGAACCGGACTGGCGTGGCGACGCGTGCAACATCGTGCTCGCGCTCGCACGCATCTGGTACAGCGCCGCGACCGGCGCGATCGCGCCGAAGGACGTCGCCGCGACGTGGGTGCTGGAGCGCCTGCCGGACGCGCACCGGCCGATCGTAGCCGCTGCGCGAGCGGCCTATCTCGATGGCGAAGCGGGCGCGGCAATCCTGTCGGGCGAACCGCTGGCCGAATTCATCGGCTACGCGCGGCGGACGGTCGAGTCGATGCTGTCGGCGTAG